A genomic segment from Scomber japonicus isolate fScoJap1 chromosome 11, fScoJap1.pri, whole genome shotgun sequence encodes:
- the klf5b gene encoding Krueppel-like factor 5, with product MAAAVRNNVWVAPGQDAQFLHKTAPLTADGLRGEDHGQVLCNTRDAIPQTSSFQCNNLGKTEMDSYLSQHAQDTINSKMLCRDNALMLEPPFTEDFASPYSVNMSLFLPDVTYLHPGLCRTMRQIKTEPSHSLMHPTCQGNTAPPTLTEYPGVYSTADTASGNFFVKQEVPDFQDVPLFQLLNSDLEQIVHGSQLNSIPMAPLSLPIGNVHVGPVQNNTKHASGLQNDCFSFNRHLGHQQRPTYLPPSPPNSEPPSPERGKELLQNLSPPPSYEASIASKLTFQTHIPIDPGQTSSVAPTQSQDPNSSAGLVQNTGSVPARLSSLTPVQTSPGVGPLSPVLAQSAPLKYNRRNNPDLERRRIHHCDVPGCKKVYTKSSHLKAHLRTHTGEKPYQCSWEGCEWRFARSDELTRHFRKHTGAKPFQCGVCNRCFSRSDHLALHMKRHQS from the exons ATGGCCGCTGCCGTGAGGAATAATGTTTGGGTTGCCCCGGGGCAGGACGCGCAGTTTCTCCATAAAACCGCACCACTGACAGCCGACGGTCTGAGAGGTGAAGATCATGGACAAGTGCTCTGCAACACGAGGGATGCCATCCCACAAACTTCTTCTTTCCAATGCAACAATCTG GGTAAAACAGAGATGGACAGCTACTTGTCTCAGCATGCACAGGATACGATAAATTCCAAAATGTTGTGCAGGGACAATGCTCTGATGCTAGAGCCGCCTTTCACCGAGGACTTTGCCTCCCCTTACAGCGTCAACATGAGCCTGTTCCTTCCTGACGTCACATACCTGCACCCTGGTCTCTGTAGGACTATGAGACAGATCAAAACAGAGCCCTCCCACTCTCTGATGCACCCCACCTGTCAGGGCAACACGGCGCCACCGACACTAACAGAGTACCCAGGGGTTTATAGTACAGCAGATACAGCTAGCGGTAACTTTTTCGTTAAACAGGAAGTGCCAGATTTCCAGGATGTTCCCCTGTTTCAGCTTTTGAACTCTGATTTGGAGCAGATTGTTCACGGGTCACAGCTGAACTCCATCCCCATGGCACCATTAAGTCTTCCTATTGGGAACGTCCACGTAGGCCCAGTGCAGAATAACACAAAGCATGCAAGCGGTTTACAGAATGACTGTTTTTCATTCAATCGACACTTAGGTCATCAGCAAAGACCAACCTACTTACCACCTTCTCCGCCAAATTCTGAGCCTCCAAGTccagaaagggggaaggagctCCTTCAAAATCTCTCCCCGCCTCCCTCCTACGAAGCCAGCATTGCGTCTAAGTTAACTTTTCAGACCCATATTCCCATCGATCCAGGACAGACCTCTAGTGTTGCTCCGACCCAAAGCCAAGACCCGAATTCAAGTGCGGGATTAGTCCAAAACACGGGTTCTGTACCAGCACGACTTTCAAGCCTGACACCGGTTCAGACGTCGCCAGGTGTTGGCCCACTTTCACCAGTGTTGGCCCAGTCAGCTCCACTGAAGTACAACCGAAGGAATAATCCTGATCTGGAGAGACGACGGATTCACCACTGCGATGTTCCAG GATGCAAGAAAGTGTACACCAAGTCTTCTCATCTAAAAGCTCACCTACGCACCCATACAG gAGAGAAACCGTATCAGTGCTCGTGGGAGGGATGTGAGTGGCGATTCGCTCGATCCGATGAGCTGACTCGCCATTTCAGGAAACACACCGGGGCAAAGCCTTTCCAGTGTGGAGTGTGTAACCGTTGCTTCTCCCGCTCTGACCACCTGGCACTGCACATGAAGAGACACCAGAGCTAG